The Kribbella sp. NBC_00662 nucleotide sequence CCGCTGGTCGACCGGGTCGTGGTCGAGCCCGACGTACGCAACGTGAAGATCCAGGCGCTGAACGAGCGGATGGGGTTCCGCAAGCACAGCGTCGTACAGCTGGCCGACAAGCAGGCGTGGTTGAGCTTCTGCACCCGCGACCAGTACGCCGACGCACACCGGATGAACGAGGCAGGCTGATGATCTCGCATCTGAACCCGGACGTCTGGGCCGTGGTCAACCGCGCCCTGGTGCGGAAGGCGCTGGCCGAGTTCGCGCACGAGCGGATCCTGATACCTGTTGTGGTCGACAACGGGTTCGCGGTGGGTGGGTATCGATTCGATGCTCGGCTGTATCCCTTGAACCATTGGGATATCGATGCCGCGAGCATCGTCCGGGACGACGGCGGGCCGATCGATGCGTTGGAGTTCGTCACGACGTTCCACGAGCAGTTGAGGATCGGCGCGGAGATGCTGCCGGTGTACCTCGAGGAGATCAGCAGCACGCTGGCGTCGGCGGCGTACAAGGCGTCGAAGCCGGACCTGACCGCGGCGGACCTGGTCACCGCGGACTTCCAGGTGATCGAGGCCGCGATGACCGAGGGGCATCCGTGTTTCGTGGCGAACAACGGGCGGCTCGGGTTCGGAGTGAGCGACTACCTGGCCTACGCACCCGAGACCGGTGCGCCGGTGCAGCTGTCCTGGATCGCTACGCGGCGGGACCGGACCACGGTTGCGCACAGCAGCACACTGTCCTATGACGAGCTGTTGCGCGCCGAGTTGGGGGCTCAGGTCCTGGAGCGGTTCGCGGCGGAGATTGTTGCCGTAGGCGCTGATCCTGCGGAGTACGTGTACCTGCCGGTGCATCCGTGGCAGTGGGAGAACAAGACGTCGATCACGTTCGCCGCGGATATCGCGCAGCGGCACATCATCTACCTCGGGACGACGGACGACGTCTATCAGCCGCAGCAGTCGATCCGGACGTTCTTCAACCGGTCCGTGCCGTCGCGGTGCTACGTGAAGACGGCGTTGTCGGTCCTCAACATGGGGTTCATGCGCGGGCTGTCGCCGTCGTACATGGCCGCGACGCCCGCGATCAACGACTGGGTGCACTCGGTGGTCTCGAACGACCTTGTTCTGAAGCGGTACGGCTTCAGCGTGCTGCGCGAGATCGTGGCGGCCGGGTACCACAACCGGTACTACGAGAACGCCACCGACAAGACGTCGCCGTACCGGAAGATGTTGTCGGCGCTGTGGCGGGAGAGCCCGGTGCCTTCGCTGGAGCCGGGTGAGCGGCTCGCGACGATGGCCTCACTGCTGCATGTCGATCGGCATGGCGATTCGCTCGCGGCGGCTTTGGTGCGGGCATCGGGGTTGGCGCCGGCGGATTGGATGCGGGCGTACGTCGACGCGTATCTGATCCCGTTGCTGCACAGCTTCTACGCGTACGAGCTGGTGTTCATGCCGCACGGCGAGAACCTGATCCTGGTACTGCGGGACGCGATCCCGATCCGGGTCATCATGAAGGACATCGCGGAGGAGATCGCCGTACTGAGCCCGGCGACGCCGATCCCGGCGGAGGCCGAGCGGGTGCGCGCCGAGGTGCCCGAGGACGAGAAGCTGCTGTCGATCTTCACCGATGTCTTCGACTGCATCTTCCGGTTCCTGTCACCGTTGCTGGATCGCGAGGGTCTGCTGACGCCTGACGAGTTCTGGTCGGTGGTGGCGGAGGCGGTGCGCGACTACCAGGCTGCGACGCCGGAGCTGGCCGAGGCGTTCGCGAAGTACGACCTGTTCCCGCCGGAGTTCGCGCTGTCCTGCCTGAACCGGCTGCAACTCCGCAACAACCAGCAGATGGTCGACCTCACCGACGTCGCCGGGTCCCTCCAGTTCGTCGGCACCTTGGAGAATCCTCTGGTCACGGAAGCAGCTGACTGACCAGACAGTCGCCGAGCCAGCGCTCGTACTCCGCGACCGACCAACCGCGGTCGTGGACGAGCAGCGAATACACCTCGCTCGCAGTGCAGGCCAGCAAGATGTCGAGCGCGCGGTCGGGTGGGTGGGACAGCTCGAAGGACGCGAGATACAGCTCGAGCTCCCGCTCACGCGCTCCCCAGACCCGCCGTAGCTCGTCGGCCATCCGGGGGTCCGCGCGGGCGGCCTCCTGGTAGATCCGGATCACGTCGATCCCCGTCTCGAACTGGCGGGTGTGCCAGTGCGCGGCGGCACGCATCCGGGCGGCCGGATCGGCCAGCGCGAGCGATTCTTCGGCGAGCCGGCGGGTATCGGCGTCGGCGATCCAGATCCGGGCGATCTCCCGGAGGATGGCGGGCTTGTTCCCGAACGCCGAGTAGATCGTCTGCGCCGGGATGTCGGCGGCCGCGGAGATCGCGGCGATCGTCGTCGCGACGTATCCGTGCTCGGCGAACAGGACCCGCGCGGCCCGCGCCACCTGCTCCTTGGTCGCCTGGGCCTGCCGGGCGCGGTGCGAGTCCTTGACAGCCACGCGATCAACCTAGCACTCTGTTCATCAGAGTCATACTCTGATGAACAGATGGGAGATCTGATGAGATCACTGGATTTGTCCGCCGATCCGGCGTGCCCGTGGAGCTGGCTCGCGGTGCGGTGGCTGACAGCGGTGGCGCCGGAGCGAGAGCTGCGGCTGGAGTTCCGCTCGTACAGCCTGTGGATCCGGGACGGGGATCGGCAGCTCGACGGCGTACCGGAGTTCGTCCGCGCGCTGGCTGTTGCCGCTAGCAAGGAATCTCTGCGGGTGCTCCGGGTGTTCGAGGCGCTGCGGGCGGCCGGTCGGTCGGGGGCCGTCGAGCCCCTCTATCTGGCGTGGGGGTCCCGGGTGTTCACGCCCGGTCCGCCCCAGCCGCCGACCACGGCGACGCTGGTGGCCGCGCTGGCGGATGCCGGCCTGGACGATTCGTGGCTGGCTGCCGCGGATGACGCCGACTGGGACGAGACCATCCGGTCGTCCACCAACGCCGCGACGACCCCGGTGATCCCGACGCTGATCGAGAACGGGACGGTCCTGTTCCACGGCGCGGTACTCGCGGCTCCGGTAACAGCTGCCGAAGGCCTCGCCCTCTGGGACGCGATCGACGCGCTGTCCGACGTACCGTCCTTCATCGCACTCTCCCCGGTCCGCCCGCCGCTCCCGTCCTTCGCCGCCGTCTGACCCTTGCCGTCGTCCTGTGGATAACTCCCGCCGCGGCGGTGACGGATGCGTCAGGCTGGTCGGGTGACAGCTCTGGAGACGACGCGCGACGGCAGGCGGTACGAGGTGGTGGACGGGCGCCTGCTGATCACCGGCGCCCAACCGCCCGCCCATCACGCGGCCGTCGTCGCGCTCATGGTCCTTCTCAAACAGGCCTGCCCACCGGACCTCCTGGTCTCGGTCGGCTCACTCGCCTTCCGCCCCACCCCGCACACCACCCTCCGCCCCGACCTCCTCGTCTGCCCCCGCAACTACGCCACCACCCAGCCACCCTTGCTAGCCGTAGAGGTCCTCTCCCCCTCAACCCGCACCACCGACGTAGTCCTCAAACGCACCCTCTACGAAACCCACCAAATCCCGTCCTACTGGCTCCTCGACCCCACCTCCCAAGAACTAACCCTCCTCACCCTCACCCCCACCGGCTACACCTGCGAAGCCGTCCTCCAGGCCGAAGAAACCTTCCACACCACCCAACCGTTTCCTGTCTCCCTCACCCCATCTGCACTCACGAGATAACCGGGGCATCCAGGGGCATCCGGGGGCAGATCGGCGTCAAGTCGGGGCAACCAGGGGCAGATTCGCCAAACGGCACCAAGCACCCATCGGGCCACACCATGCTGGTGCAGTGACCGAGGAGGAGGCACGATTGTGTCCGTGGAACCACTTGAGTCAGGGCCTTACACCTTGGCCTATCTCGACACCGCACCCGACGACGGGAGACGGCGCGAGATCATCGACGGCGGTCTCTTCGTGACGCCTGCACCTGCACGGATCCACCAGAGGGCAGTGGTCCAGCTCAGCAGCACACTCAACATCGCCTGCCCCGCGGGCTTCGAGGTGCTTGTCGCGCCGTTCGACTACCGGCCGACCTCCAAGCGTTCGGTCCAGCCCGATGTGCTCGTGTGCAGTCCGGACGAGCA carries:
- a CDS encoding IucA/IucC family siderophore biosynthesis protein encodes the protein MISHLNPDVWAVVNRALVRKALAEFAHERILIPVVVDNGFAVGGYRFDARLYPLNHWDIDAASIVRDDGGPIDALEFVTTFHEQLRIGAEMLPVYLEEISSTLASAAYKASKPDLTAADLVTADFQVIEAAMTEGHPCFVANNGRLGFGVSDYLAYAPETGAPVQLSWIATRRDRTTVAHSSTLSYDELLRAELGAQVLERFAAEIVAVGADPAEYVYLPVHPWQWENKTSITFAADIAQRHIIYLGTTDDVYQPQQSIRTFFNRSVPSRCYVKTALSVLNMGFMRGLSPSYMAATPAINDWVHSVVSNDLVLKRYGFSVLREIVAAGYHNRYYENATDKTSPYRKMLSALWRESPVPSLEPGERLATMASLLHVDRHGDSLAAALVRASGLAPADWMRAYVDAYLIPLLHSFYAYELVFMPHGENLILVLRDAIPIRVIMKDIAEEIAVLSPATPIPAEAERVRAEVPEDEKLLSIFTDVFDCIFRFLSPLLDREGLLTPDEFWSVVAEAVRDYQAATPELAEAFAKYDLFPPEFALSCLNRLQLRNNQQMVDLTDVAGSLQFVGTLENPLVTEAAD
- a CDS encoding TetR/AcrR family transcriptional regulator; this translates as MAVKDSHRARQAQATKEQVARAARVLFAEHGYVATTIAAISAAADIPAQTIYSAFGNKPAILREIARIWIADADTRRLAEESLALADPAARMRAAAHWHTRQFETGIDVIRIYQEAARADPRMADELRRVWGARERELELYLASFELSHPPDRALDILLACTASEVYSLLVHDRGWSVAEYERWLGDCLVSQLLP
- a CDS encoding Uma2 family endonuclease; this encodes MTALETTRDGRRYEVVDGRLLITGAQPPAHHAAVVALMVLLKQACPPDLLVSVGSLAFRPTPHTTLRPDLLVCPRNYATTQPPLLAVEVLSPSTRTTDVVLKRTLYETHQIPSYWLLDPTSQELTLLTLTPTGYTCEAVLQAEETFHTTQPFPVSLTPSALTR